A stretch of DNA from Pasteurellaceae bacterium RH1A:
GGATTTCATTGGCCATAATCTTGAGCCGAATATGATCCAGCGGGTGGCCCATGCGTAGGAGGGCCTGATAGTAGTGCAGGGTGCAGTCGATATAGGCCTGGTTCATATTGGAGATGAACTTGGAGTCAATATCATCCCCCTCATTGGTACCGACCTGGATAAAGACCTTGCTGGCCGGATTAAGGCGGTGCTGGTGCATAAAGGCTAGAAAGGCCGGCTCGCTAAACCAAGAAGCCAGGGAAAAGACCCCCAAATGGCCAAAGACCTGCGGGTAGGCCGCCCCCATATAGGCGGTGATGATCCCGCCCATGGAACTGCCAGCCAAGAGGGTATGCTCCCGTTCAGGCTTGGTACGGTAGTGGTGGTCGATAAAGGGCTTAACGGTTTCCACCACCCACTTGCCGTATTCCATGCCCAATCCACCCGCCTGGGCAAATTCTGTGCCAGCACCTGTGCTGGTCTTCCATGGGCCGTATTCGTCTAGGCGTTTTTCGGCCGCATTATCAATGCCGACAATGATGATCTTGGGGAATTCCTTGTGGTGCTTGATGGTGGGGATGATCTTCCAAGAATAGCCCGAATAGGATTCCTTGCTGTAAAAGATATTTTGGCCATCGTGCATATAAAGCACCGGGTAATTTTGCCAGTTTTCGGTGTAATAATCCTTGGGCAGGAGGACACGCACACGGCGGTTTTGGTTGAAATAGGGCACATAAAGGAAGTGTTCTTCCATTTTGAGGTAGTAGTAATTATTCATAGTTTTCTCTTAAAATCTTTTAATAATTTGGTAAAATTTGCGGTTGTCGTGATCTTTAGTGACTTGGAGATGAGATCCCCCTCTTTAGCAAAGAGGGGTTAGGGGAGATTTGGCAGTATCTTTTTTTGCTTATAAATGATGAGCCAATACATAACATTCCTATCTTGTAGGAGAGTTATTCATTCCCTCACTGACGTTTTCACTCCTGCCAAATCTCCCCCTGCCCCTCTTTGCTAAAGAGGGGAGTAGCTCATAGGAACTTCACTTTCATCTTTCTCATCTAAAGTAAGGAATTGTTCTATTTTGAATTATCAACAGCTCCTAATACAACTAGATGGGGCTATTATAGCTTGCATTAAAAAACCCATTCAAACAAATTCTTGCGAGAACCTCTTTGAATGGGTTTTCCCCCTGGCTGTAAGCCTTACGGTGCTTGGCCTTGCGTTGGTAGCTGCCCTTGCCCTTACGGTTGCGTTCTACACGGTTGCGAAAGAGCTTGTCGGTGACCAAGGCCTTGAGGGCAGAGTCTTGAATCTGGCCTCGCTCATGTAAATAAGCATTGTCTTTTGCCATATTGATTTCCTTTTGTTGATTAAAAATACGCCATAAAAAGAGGCGGAGGCAATTTTGCCAAAAATTCTCGTCTTTGTATATAAGAAAGGGGGAAAAGACTGCTATAATCGCCACATTTCCCGCAACAAGCGGGCTTGATTCGCCCTATTTTTACAAATTTGTGAGGTTTCTATGAAAAAAGAAGAAGTCGGCCACCATTTTCTTGCTCGCTTAGGTAAAACCCGCTTACGCCCAGGCGGCAAACTGGCCACCGATTGGCTGATTGCCAATGGCGACTTCCGCAAGGACAAAAAGGTCTTGGAAGTAGCTTGTAACATGGGCACCACGGCCGTGCAACTGGCCAAGGACTTTGGCTGCCAGATTATTGGTATTGACTTAGACGAAGAAGCCTTAGAAAAAGCTCGCCTCAATATCAAGGAAAATGGGGTGGAAGACCTGGTTCAGGTACAACGAGCCAATGCCACCAAACTGCCTTTTGAGGATGAGAGTTTTGATATTGTGATTAACGAGGCCATGCTGACCATGCTGCCCATTGAAGCCAAGGAAAAGGCCATTCGGGAATACCTACGGGTGCTCAAGCCTAATGGTTTCTTGCTAACCCACGATGTTATGCTCAATGTCGAAGAGGCTGAACAGGTGCTGCAAGACCTGCGTGAGGCCATCAACATCACCGTGACCCCACTAACCAAACAGGGCTGGAAGGACACCTTCCATCGCTGCGGCTTCCGCAATGTGGAAACCTTCAGCGGCGAGATGTCCTTGCTTTCGCCTAAGGGCCTGATCCATGATGAAGGGGTGCTAGGGGCTATGAAGATTGTCGGCAATGCCCTTAAGCCAGAAAACCGTGATACCTTCAAAAAAATGTTCAAGACCTTTAATGATCCTGAGAAAAAATTAGGCTTTATTGCGGTTTGTAGTCAGAAGTAATTTATTTTCACCACACAATCAGCACCAGCCTAGAGGCTGGCGCTATCATTTATAAGGCAAACAACTCCATGTTCGATCTGTTACGCATTTGGTACAAGCGAAAATTTGGCGATCCGCAAACGGCGGTCTTGCTAGGCATCTTGCTGATTGGCTTTGGCATCATCTACTTCTTCAGCTCCTTGCTTATGCCTGTTTTGGTGGCCATTGTCCTGGCCTACCTGCTTGAAATGCCCATCCAGACCCTTGTGCGCCAATTAAAAATGCCCCGCTGGCTCAGTCTCTTGATTGTGCTGGGCGGCTTTTCTGCCCTCTGCGTGTTCCTCTTTATTGTGCTTTTACCCAGCCTTTGGAACCAAACCACCACTTTCTTAAAAGACCTGCCCACCATGTTCAATCTTTTGAACGCTTGGTTGCAGGCTTTGCCCGAACACTACCCAGAGCTGATTGACTATGCCATGTTAGACAGCCTGATGACCAGTGTCCGCAGTAAAATCTTAGGCTTCGGCGACTCCCTCTTGGCCTTTTCGGTCAATTCCATTGTGAACCTGGTCAGCCTGGGGATTTACGCCTTCTTGGTACCGCTTATGGTTTTTTTCCTGCTCAAGGACAAGACCCAATTTATGCACACGGTCGGCAAGCTCCTGCCTAAAAACCGCCGCTTGGCCAACCGTGTTTGGGGGGAAATGCAGGAGCAGATCGCCAACTACATTCGGGGCAAGCTCTTGGAAATCCTGATTGTGGGCGCTGTAACCTACATCATCTTCCTCTTTTTTGACCTGCGCTACCCGCTCCTGCTCTCGGTTGCCGTTGGCCTTTCCGTGCTGGTGCCCTATATCGGGGCAGTGCTGGTCACCATTCCCGTGGCCCTGATTGCCCTCTTCCAATTCGGCCTTTCGCCTGAGTTTTACTACCTCATGTTGGCCTTTGTCATCAGCCAGCTCCTAGACGGCAATGTGGTTGTTCCCCTGCTCTTTTCAGAAGCAGTCAATCTCCATCCGCTCACCATTATTGTGGCCGTGATTATCTTTGGCGGCCTCTGGGGCTTCTGGGGTGTCTTTTTTGCTATCCCGCTGGCCACTCTGGTCAAAGCCGTCATGAATGCCCTGCCAAGTGCCGATGAATAAACTTGATAAGTAAAAGGATCTTATTTTGCGTGTCTCTGACTTCCATTTTGATCTCCCTGATGAACTGATTGCCCGTTACCCAACCGCCGATCGCACGGCCAGTCGCCTCCTGCATTTAGACGGCAAAACAGGTCAAGTGGCTGATCAGCACTTTACGGATTTGCTTGACCATATTGAACCAGGTGATCTGCTGGTCTTTAACAACACCCGGGTTATTCCTGCCCGCCTTTATGGCAGAAAGGCCAGTGGTGGCAAGCTAGAAGTTTTGGTGGAAAGAGTGCTAGACCAGCACCGCTGCCTGGCCCATGTACGGGCATCTAAGGCACCCAAAGAGGGAGCGGAATTGATCTTGGGCGAAGATAAGCTAGGCCAGGGCAAGGGCTTTAAGGCCACCATGGTTGCCCGCCATGAAGCCCTGTTTGAATTGGCATTTGCGGAAGAAGCCCCGCTCTTTGATCTGCTCCAAACCGCAGGCCATATGCCCCTGCCGCCTTATATTGATAGGCCAGATGAAGATGCCGACCAAGAGCGTTATCAAACGGTTTACAGCCAAGTGCTCGGTGCAGTGGCCGCCCCAACTGCCGGCCTGCATTTCGACCAGGCCATGCTAGACCAGCTCCAAGCCAAGGGCGTGCAAACGGCCTTTGTCACCCTCCATGTGGGGGCTGGCACCTTCCAACCTGTGCGGGTGGACACCATTGAAGATCACAAAATGCATGCTGAATATGCCGAAGTCAGCCAAGAGGTGGTGGACTTAATCCTGGCCACCAAGGCTACCGGCAAGCGGGTGATTGCCGTAGGCACGACCTCTGTTCGCTCTATTGAAAGTGCTGCCCAGGCCGCTGAAAAAGCCGGCCAGCTCATTGCCCCCTTCTATTCAGACACCAGCATCTTCCTCTACCCAGGCAAGACCTTCCGTGTAGTCGATGCCTTAGTGACCAACTTCCACCTGCCAGAGTCCACTCTGATTATGCTGGTTTCCGCCTTTGCCGGCTATAAAACCTGCATGCAGGCCTACCAGCACGCCGTTGAGGAAAAATACCGCTTCTTTAGCTATGGCGATGCTATGTTTATTGAGAAGAACCCGAATGCCTTGGAGGATCTGCCACGAGAATAGGAAGCCAAGTACCTTAAAGGCTCAAAGCCCGTCTGCCCACAAAGGAATGCGAAAGGGTGGTGCCATCCACCATTTCCAGTTCACCGCCGACAGGAATGCCGTGGGCGATGCGGGTAACCTTGATATTATGGGCCAGGCACATTTCTGCGATGTAGTTGGCTGTGGCATCCCCTTCAATAGTGGGGTTGGTGGCCAGAATAACCTCGTGGAAGGACTCTTGCTCTAAGCGTGCTTGCAGGAGATCCAGGCCAATTTCCCTTGGGCCAATGCCATCAAGCGGGGATAAATGCCCCATCAGGACAAAATAACGGCCGGAAAATTGGCCTGTTTGTTCAATGGCCTGAATGTCAGCCGGCATTTCGACTACGCAAAGTTGGCCACTGACCTGACGGCGGGGGTTTTGGCAGATGGTGCAGTGTTCTTCTTCGGTAAAGGTGCGGCAGGATTGGCAATGGCCGATGTGGGTCATGGCCTCGTTCAAGGCCTTGGACAGATTTACGCCTCCCTGGCGGTTGCGTTGTAGCAGGTGGTAGGCCATACGTTGGGCCGATTTGGGGCCAACCCCTGGCAGGGCGCGCAGGGCTTCCATCAGGTTTTCAAGTAGTGGACTGGTTTGCATAGATTTGATCCAAAAATAAAGGCAAACCTTTGGCTTGCCTCTTCAAGAAAAAAGGAATTAGAAAGGAAATTTCATACCTGCTGGCAGGTTCATACCCGCGGTTACACCAGCCATTTTCTCTTTTTGCATCTCTTCTGCACGGCGTACGGCATCATTAAAGGCGGCTGCAACCAGGTCTTCCACCATTTCCTTATCATCTTCCATCAAGGATGGATCGATTTCAATGCGGCGGCAGTTGTGCGCCCCGTTGATGGTCACTTTAACCAAGCCTGCGCCTGATTCACCCGTTACTTCTAATTGGGCAATTTCTTCCTGCATTTTTTGCATACGCTCTTGCATTTGCTGAGCCTGTTTCATTAAGCCGCCTAAACCGCCTTTTCCAAACATGGTTTTACCTCTTGATTGACTAAAATAAAAAACAGGGCATTCTACTGAATCCCCCTGACAAGCGCAAGCAAGCGGTTGAAAATCGCCGCTTTTTTGCAAAAAATAACCCCACATAAGTGGGGCTATGGCTTAGTTTTCAATAGAGAAGCGGACAGGCACCGTGACATTTGAACTAAAGCCTGGCGGTGGGCCAGATGGCATTTTGGTAGCCTGGGCGGCCTTAACGGCGGCGGCATCCAAATTGCTGTTACCCGATGAATTGACCACCGACACATTGACTAGCTGGCCTGAGGCCGAAATGCTAAAGCTCAGGGTTACCGTACCGGTTTTACGCATCATCTTCTCACGGGCTGGGTAGGCACTGTTGGCTCGGCGTTGAAGGGCGCGTTGCAACTGGGCCTTATAGGCTGAGATTTCATTGCTTGACGCCGCGCCACTGGCCCCGCCAGTTTGGTTGGTCGCCCCCTTGCCTTGGGCAGAACCATTGACAGCCCCTGCTTGGTTTTGCTTACCTTGAACAGCACCAGGCACAGCCTTGGCCACTACACCCTGGCGAGCTTCCTTGCCAACCTCAACGGCCTTAATCACTTCTTTCGGCTTTTCTTTTGGCTTAGGCTTCTCTCTTTCCTTAGGTTTTTCCTTAGGCTTTGGTTTTTCCTTTGGTTTCTCTTTTGGCTTAGGTGGATCTTTTGGTTTTTCCTTCGGCTTTTCTTTTGGCTTGGGTGGTTCTGGCTTTGGCTCTGGAATCGGCTCAGGCTCTACCACTGGCTCTGGCTCCGGTTCAGGTTCCGGCTCAACTTCAGGTTCTGGTTCAGGCTCGGGAGCAACTGCAACCTGTTCCTGCTGAAGAATGGCCGCCACCATTTCCATAGAGATGCTGGAAACCTGTTCTTCCGCATTGGTTTTCACTGGCACCTGCCAGGCCGTCCAAAGCCCTGCAAACAAAGCACTATGGGCTGCAAGCGATGCCACTAAACCAACTCGTGAATTGTTTTTACTCATTCAGTATCCTATTTGGTGTTGGTGCTTTCTTTTTTAGTGACAATGGCCACGTTTTTGATCTCATTGGCTGCCAGTAGATCGGTTAGCTCAACAAATTTCTCAAAGGCCACTGCTGCATCCACCTTTAAGGTCACCTTTTGGGACTTATCCCAGGCCGCCACTTCTGTCGCCAATTCTTCCTTGGTCACAGGCTTGTCGTTAAAGTAAAACTCGTTGTTTTCGGTGATGGTTAATAGCTTGGCCAACTCATCTGCCTTAAAGGCCGTTGTGGTTGTCGCCTTGGGCACATTCACCTGAATTTTCCCTTGCGAGATAAAGGATGCGGTCACCAGCACAATGGCCAGGAGCACCAACATAATATCAATGAAGGGAATAATGTTGATTTCGTCAAAACTTTTCTTTGTAGATGCCATTTTTGCCTCCTATTTGCTACAAGGCCTAGGCTTTTTTACTTAGAGCCAACCATTTGAGTTTATTGGCTTCTACCTTGCGGCCAAAGCCGTTATAGAAAATCATGGCAGGAATGGCCACCAAGATACCCACTGCGGTGGCTTTAAGGGCCAGGGATAAATGCACCATAATCGAGGCTGCATCAATTTCGCCACCTGAATTGCCCAGTTCATAGAAGGTTAAGAGGATACCAATTACCGTACCCAGCAAGCCAACATAAGGGGCATTGGCACCGATGGTGGAAATGGTGGTGAGGTTGTGGGTTAAATCAATTTCCAACTCTTCAAGGGTTTCATAGTTGGTGACATTCACGCCCTTGTAGAACATTAAACGCTCAATGATCTTCCAAAAGAGGATAATGCTCATCAAGCCCAATAGGCCTAAAATAATGTAATCAATGTATTGTTGTAGGAATTGGAAGAGTTGGTCCATAGTTATGCCTCTTGAAGATAAATTGAATAAATAAAAATGCACATAGATCTCAGACTATGTGCATTTGAGAATTGTTCCTAATTATACGAATTTAGAACAAGAATTCAACCTAATTTCGCTTAGAAGGTGTAATTTACTGCAACACGGTATTCACGGCCAGCACCTGGAAGGTTACTACGCTGTGCGTGAGAAACGTAATGTTTATTGCCGATGTTGTTAATCGCAAAATTCACGTTCATTTTATCAGTGCCAAATGGTTTCCAGTTTGCAGTAATGTCAGTGACGCCATAACCTGATTTACCGCTGGTTGCAGCCCGTACTGTTGAATTACTGAGGAAGAAATTATCTTTGGCATCCACACCTTCAACTTGACGGTGATGAACTGCAATTTCTACATTAGGTTGTGCAAAGCGATAACCCAAGGTGCCTGTCCAGGTTCTACCAATTGCTGCTGCATATTCAGGATTTGAGCTTAACTTATCACCATAGAAACGAGGTTTGCTATAGGCCACACCTAAACGAGTAAAGAAATTGTTGTAGTTAAGGAAGGTCGCTAATTCATAACCATGGTTTTTAATTTTGCCTGCATTGATAATGTCAGAAGCACATTGGAGATTGGTGCCTGAACACAAGTGGTTGTTACGGCCTGTTGAAGTGCCTAGTGCATCTTTGATATTTTGCCAGAAGTAGCTACCTTCTACACCCCAAACGCCATTGTCGTAGTTAAAACCAATTTCTGTATTACGGGCTTTTTCTGCCTTAGTACCATCAGCAATTGAAACCACACCACGGGCACCGTGTGCCATTAGGGCATCGTGCATACGAGGGCTACGGGTCGCATAGTTATGGCTTGCACTCAAAGATAAACCTTGAACAGGTTCATAAATAAGGCCTACACTTGGATTTACTGCACCATCGCTTACTTTTTTGCCGTCCATTGCCTTAAATTGGAAATGATCGTAGCGAACACCTGCGGTTAAGGTCACATCTTTAACTGAGGTAATGGCTTCAGCGTAAACACCCACATCACGTTTTTCTTGGTTTTTCACGCCTGCACGCAAGATGTTGGCTGGTTTCACCTCTTGCTCACGATAATTGACCCCGTATTTTAAGAGGAGATTTTCATGTAATTCAGAGTCGAAATTAATGTTGGCACCCACGGTTTCGACTTTGGTTTTGGTTGCACCATTATTTGCTCTACCACCTGCATAACCGTTACCTGAGTCATCAGCAGACCAACGACCGTGTATTAATTGATAGACATTGGCGGTGGCTTCTTTAGCAAAACCAAGGTCTTTACCTGTCCATTCTAAGTTGGTATTGGTAACGGTCATTTTACGCTCTGATGGCGCCTGACGAGCATCTGTTAAGCGACTACCTGGTGAATTATCTACCGAGAATTCCTCACGCACGGTACGGTCGCCCTTAAATTGTTCTTTTAAATGGCTTAATACAAAGCGATGATTGCCTACATTAGCCCCTACTTTGAATAAATAGCTCAATTTATCCAAGGCGCTATAAGGCACACGAGAGGAGCCATCTTTACCATTTTTATAGCCCTTACCGCCCTTGTAATCATCTTCATTCACGCCATTGACTGCGGCTACAAAATCAAAGGTATCATTTTGACCAAAAGTGGATAGGCCATAGTTATAGCCATCGTTACTGTTATAGCCACCATTTACCTTGAAACCAAAGTTTTTATGGCTGCTATTTTTCAATAAATCCTTAGCTTCTACCGTTTTAGCAATAATCGCACCATTGGTTTGACCAATACCTGCTGAAGCACTACCCGCCCCTTTTTGTACAGCAACCACTTTCACTAAGGCAGGATCTAACATATGGCGGCCTTGGTGGTAGTGGATTTGGCTGTCTGAATAGGCATTATCAACCTTCACATCAACAGAGTTTTGCCCCATACCACGGAGGTAAAGATATTGAGAAGTACCATTACCTCCACCAATACCGATCGCAGGCTCATCTTTGAGTAAGCCACGCAAGTCCGTTTCAACACTTTCATCTTTTTTCTGCATGGTCACAATGTTGCTTTGGACCTTCAAGCCTTGGTTATCGGTAACATGTACTGTATCAAGCACAACAGTGTCGTTGGTTTCAGCCTGTGCAAAACCTGCGACAAGGGCAGCTAATGGAAGAAGTTTGAAATGTGTTTTTTTCATCGAAAGTTCCTTTTAAGTAAAAAAAGTAAGTAGATTTTCAAGATGAGAAACATTATCGTTTTTTTTTGCATCAAAGATCAAGTGCTTTTTTACATTTCACTGACATTTGAGTGACATTGCTTACTTTTTGTAACCCTCTATAAAAATCAGCCACAAAATGCTATATTTGGCACTTTCTTATCGAAGCTGAGAATCTATGGAACAAGAAACCTTTACCGAAATTAGCCCGCAGGCCGCCTGGGACTTACTGCAAAATGAAGACGCTGTCTTAGTCGATATTCGTGATGCCAAGCGCTTTGCCTACAGCCGCCCGCAAGGGGCCTTCCACCTGACCAACCAAAGCTATGGCCATTTTTTAGATGAATATGATTATGATGAACCCATTATTGTCTCCTGCTACCACGGGGTCAGCAGCCGCAATACGGCACAGTTCTTGGTGGAGCAGGGTTTTGAGCGGGTTTATAGCCTCAAGGGAGGCTTTGAGGGTTGGGTACACGCTGGCCTACCTATCGAAACAGCCTATTAGATCAAATTTTTGTAAATTTTTGCTAGAAGAAAAAGGGCGAATAGGGTAATCTTCGCACCGTTTTTTCTAATTTCTGATATTTAAATTTTAAAAGGTGATCTTATGATTAAAAAAATCGCAGTTTTAACCAGTGGTGGGGACGCACCAGGTATGAATGCCGCCATTCGTGGTGTAGTCCGTGCCGCCCTGAGTGAAGGCATTGAAGTCTATGGGGTACAAGATGGTTACTATGGCCTCTGCAACGACTTGGTGAAAAAACTTGAACGCTATTCTGTGTCTGAAATCATTAACCGTGGCGGCACCTTCCTTGGCTCTGCCCGCTTCCCTGAATTTAAAAACCCAGAAGTGCGTAAACAAGCGGTTGAAACCTTGAAAAAATATGCAATTGACGCCTTGGTGGTTATCGGCGGGGACGGCTCCTACATGGGCGCTAAATTGCTGACCGAAGAATTTGGCTACCCTTGTATCGGTATTCCAGGCACCATTGATAACGATGTGGCTGGCACCGACTACACCATCGGCTACCAAACCGCCCTTGAAACCGCCGTGGTTGCCATCGACCGCCTGCGTGACACCTGTAGCTCCCACAAGCGGATTTCCATCGTCGAAATCATGGGCCGCCATTGTGGCGACTTAACCGTTAATGCAGCCCTTGCTGGCGGCTGTGAATACATCATCACGCCTGAAATCGGCTTTGATAAAGACGGCCTGATGGCCAGCATTGAAGAGGGCCTAAAAAAGGGCAAACGCCACGCCATCATCGCCATTACCGAGATGGTGACCGATGTTCACGCCTTGGCTAAAGAAATGGAAGAGCGCTTTGGCAACGAAACCCGTGCAACCGTGCTAGGCCACATCCAACGTGGCGGTGCACCATGCGCCTTCGACCGTATCCTAGGCTCTCGTATGGGAGTTTATGCGGTAGAACTCTTAATGCAGGGTTTCGGCGGCCGTTGTGTGGGCATTCAAAACGAGCAATTAGTCCACCACGACATCATTGACGCTATCAACAATATGCGCCGTCCGTTTAGACGTGATCTCTTTGAAACCTCGCAGAAATTGTTCTAATTATTTCGTTTCCCCCGTTTACGGGAGAGCAAAGATAGCGCCAGCCTCCAGGCTGGTGCTTTAATCTAAGGCACAAGCGAGGACGCTTGCGCCATCAGAGAGTTTCAAGTAGTAACAGGGCGAATGTAATTCGCCCCTACCTAGGTTATTTCCCCATGTTCAAGGACAAGCCTGTTATTTCCAACCAACACGGCGCGCTGGTCATGGCGCTTATCCCCTTTTTATACGCCATTTTCACCAGCCACTTTCACTATCAGCATCTTTTTTTAGGCCTAAGCTGGCTCTTTCTTTATTTTTGCTCCTATCCATTTCTGGCCCTATTCAGCAAAAAGCCCACCGCCCGTAACAAAAAATGGGCCAGTATTTATGCAGCCCTTGCCCTAGTCTTTGCTCTGCCTGTGGTCTTTTATCAGCCTGCTATTTTGCAATTTACCCTGCCGATTTTACCGCTTGCAGGCCTGCAAATTTACTATGCCAAGCGAAAGGATGAACGCAATCTCATCAACGATCTGGCTGGCATTTTAACCTTTGGCCTGGTGGGTATGGCGGCAGCCTATTTGGTCACAGAAACCTACAACTGGGCCATCCTGCTCCACCCTGCCCTCTTTTTTATGGCCACCACGCTTTAT
This window harbors:
- a CDS encoding esterase: MNNYYYLKMEEHFLYVPYFNQNRRVRVLLPKDYYTENWQNYPVLYMHDGQNIFYSKESYSGYSWKIIPTIKHHKEFPKIIIVGIDNAAEKRLDEYGPWKTSTGAGTEFAQAGGLGMEYGKWVVETVKPFIDHHYRTKPEREHTLLAGSSMGGIITAYMGAAYPQVFGHLGVFSLASWFSEPAFLAFMHQHRLNPASKVFIQVGTNEGDDIDSKFISNMNQAYIDCTLHYYQALLRMGHPLDHIRLKIMANEIHHEMHWADHFVEFLRFSLMNK
- a CDS encoding AI-2E family transporter, whose amino-acid sequence is MFDLLRIWYKRKFGDPQTAVLLGILLIGFGIIYFFSSLLMPVLVAIVLAYLLEMPIQTLVRQLKMPRWLSLLIVLGGFSALCVFLFIVLLPSLWNQTTTFLKDLPTMFNLLNAWLQALPEHYPELIDYAMLDSLMTSVRSKILGFGDSLLAFSVNSIVNLVSLGIYAFLVPLMVFFLLKDKTQFMHTVGKLLPKNRRLANRVWGEMQEQIANYIRGKLLEILIVGAVTYIIFLFFDLRYPLLLSVAVGLSVLVPYIGAVLVTIPVALIALFQFGLSPEFYYLMLAFVISQLLDGNVVVPLLFSEAVNLHPLTIIVAVIIFGGLWGFWGVFFAIPLATLVKAVMNALPSADE
- a CDS encoding tRNA preQ1(34) S-adenosylmethionine ribosyltransferase-isomerase QueA; amino-acid sequence: MRVSDFHFDLPDELIARYPTADRTASRLLHLDGKTGQVADQHFTDLLDHIEPGDLLVFNNTRVIPARLYGRKASGGKLEVLVERVLDQHRCLAHVRASKAPKEGAELILGEDKLGQGKGFKATMVARHEALFELAFAEEAPLFDLLQTAGHMPLPPYIDRPDEDADQERYQTVYSQVLGAVAAPTAGLHFDQAMLDQLQAKGVQTAFVTLHVGAGTFQPVRVDTIEDHKMHAEYAEVSQEVVDLILATKATGKRVIAVGTTSVRSIESAAQAAEKAGQLIAPFYSDTSIFLYPGKTFRVVDALVTNFHLPESTLIMLVSAFAGYKTCMQAYQHAVEEKYRFFSYGDAMFIEKNPNALEDLPRE
- a CDS encoding recombination protein RecR, producing the protein MQTSPLLENLMEALRALPGVGPKSAQRMAYHLLQRNRQGGVNLSKALNEAMTHIGHCQSCRTFTEEEHCTICQNPRRQVSGQLCVVEMPADIQAIEQTGQFSGRYFVLMGHLSPLDGIGPREIGLDLLQARLEQESFHEVILATNPTIEGDATANYIAEMCLAHNIKVTRIAHGIPVGGELEMVDGTTLSHSFVGRRALSL
- a CDS encoding energy transducer TonB; translation: MSKNNSRVGLVASLAAHSALFAGLWTAWQVPVKTNAEEQVSSISMEMVAAILQQEQVAVAPEPEPEPEVEPEPEPEPEPVVEPEPIPEPKPEPPKPKEKPKEKPKDPPKPKEKPKEKPKPKEKPKEREKPKPKEKPKEVIKAVEVGKEARQGVVAKAVPGAVQGKQNQAGAVNGSAQGKGATNQTGGASGAASSNEISAYKAQLQRALQRRANSAYPAREKMMRKTGTVTLSFSISASGQLVNVSVVNSSGNSNLDAAAVKAAQATKMPSGPPPGFSSNVTVPVRFSIEN
- a CDS encoding TonB system transport protein ExbD, with amino-acid sequence MASTKKSFDEINIIPFIDIMLVLLAIVLVTASFISQGKIQVNVPKATTTTAFKADELAKLLTITENNEFYFNDKPVTKEELATEVAAWDKSQKVTLKVDAAVAFEKFVELTDLLAANEIKNVAIVTKKESTNTK
- a CDS encoding TonB-system energizer ExbB, which gives rise to MDQLFQFLQQYIDYIILGLLGLMSIILFWKIIERLMFYKGVNVTNYETLEELEIDLTHNLTTISTIGANAPYVGLLGTVIGILLTFYELGNSGGEIDAASIMVHLSLALKATAVGILVAIPAMIFYNGFGRKVEANKLKWLALSKKA
- a CDS encoding TonB-dependent siderophore receptor, encoding MKKTHFKLLPLAALVAGFAQAETNDTVVLDTVHVTDNQGLKVQSNIVTMQKKDESVETDLRGLLKDEPAIGIGGGNGTSQYLYLRGMGQNSVDVKVDNAYSDSQIHYHQGRHMLDPALVKVVAVQKGAGSASAGIGQTNGAIIAKTVEAKDLLKNSSHKNFGFKVNGGYNSNDGYNYGLSTFGQNDTFDFVAAVNGVNEDDYKGGKGYKNGKDGSSRVPYSALDKLSYLFKVGANVGNHRFVLSHLKEQFKGDRTVREEFSVDNSPGSRLTDARQAPSERKMTVTNTNLEWTGKDLGFAKEATANVYQLIHGRWSADDSGNGYAGGRANNGATKTKVETVGANINFDSELHENLLLKYGVNYREQEVKPANILRAGVKNQEKRDVGVYAEAITSVKDVTLTAGVRYDHFQFKAMDGKKVSDGAVNPSVGLIYEPVQGLSLSASHNYATRSPRMHDALMAHGARGVVSIADGTKAEKARNTEIGFNYDNGVWGVEGSYFWQNIKDALGTSTGRNNHLCSGTNLQCASDIINAGKIKNHGYELATFLNYNNFFTRLGVAYSKPRFYGDKLSSNPEYAAAIGRTWTGTLGYRFAQPNVEIAVHHRQVEGVDAKDNFFLSNSTVRAATSGKSGYGVTDITANWKPFGTDKMNVNFAINNIGNKHYVSHAQRSNLPGAGREYRVAVNYTF
- a CDS encoding thiosulfate sulfurtransferase is translated as MEQETFTEISPQAAWDLLQNEDAVLVDIRDAKRFAYSRPQGAFHLTNQSYGHFLDEYDYDEPIIVSCYHGVSSRNTAQFLVEQGFERVYSLKGGFEGWVHAGLPIETAY
- a CDS encoding 6-phosphofructokinase, which translates into the protein MIKKIAVLTSGGDAPGMNAAIRGVVRAALSEGIEVYGVQDGYYGLCNDLVKKLERYSVSEIINRGGTFLGSARFPEFKNPEVRKQAVETLKKYAIDALVVIGGDGSYMGAKLLTEEFGYPCIGIPGTIDNDVAGTDYTIGYQTALETAVVAIDRLRDTCSSHKRISIVEIMGRHCGDLTVNAALAGGCEYIITPEIGFDKDGLMASIEEGLKKGKRHAIIAITEMVTDVHALAKEMEERFGNETRATVLGHIQRGGAPCAFDRILGSRMGVYAVELLMQGFGGRCVGIQNEQLVHHDIIDAINNMRRPFRRDLFETSQKLF